The proteins below are encoded in one region of Solidesulfovibrio sp.:
- a CDS encoding HEPN domain-containing protein yields the protein MNTVPALLDKAKESLRAARLLASEGLYDCAMGRAYFIMHYVAEAFLLTVKIDVHAPEAVVDAFGQRFAFTNVLPPVFHRWLVEAEELRNRADFDTSLCFTPEAVAEQIDRARAFMNMAREELADFPR from the coding sequence GTGAACACCGTCCCCGCCCTGCTCGACAAGGCCAAGGAGAGCCTGCGCGCCGCCCGCCTGCTGGCCTCGGAGGGGCTCTACGACTGCGCCATGGGCCGGGCCTACTTCATCATGCACTACGTGGCCGAGGCGTTCCTTTTGACCGTCAAGATCGACGTCCACGCCCCCGAGGCCGTGGTGGACGCCTTCGGCCAGCGCTTCGCCTTCACCAATGTCCTGCCGCCGGTCTTCCACCGCTGGCTCGTCGAGGCCGAGGAACTGCGCAACCGCGCCGACTTCGATACCAGCCTCTGCTTCACCCCCGAAGCCGTCGCCGAACAGATCGACCGGGCCAGGGCCTTCATGAACATGGCCCGCGAGGAACTGGCCGATTTCCCGCGCTAA